A genomic region of Janthinobacterium lividum contains the following coding sequences:
- a CDS encoding alpha/beta fold hydrolase: MIEASIKSVQCISPAGLHTMSYKEWGAADNPNVLVCAHGVTRVADDFDNLARAMASDYRVICPDVVGRGRSGWLANPQFYRVPQYVSDMVTLLARVLANGERQTVDWFGTSMGGLIGLGLASLPNSPISKLVLNDIGPTLAPEALQRIGDYIGQDLRFETFEQGAKFVRDVSASFGPHTDAEWHKLAVDVLRQDKDGHWRRHYDMGLAMPFRSATPESAASDEAMLWAAYDAVRCPTLLVRGSESDLLSHETAQSMLGRGPKAELVEIAGVGHAPTFVHDDQIAIARKFLLGK, from the coding sequence ATGATCGAAGCGAGCATCAAATCCGTCCAGTGCATCTCCCCCGCAGGCTTGCACACCATGTCGTACAAGGAGTGGGGCGCGGCGGACAACCCGAACGTGCTCGTCTGCGCCCATGGCGTGACGCGCGTGGCGGACGACTTCGACAACCTGGCGCGCGCCATGGCCAGCGATTACCGCGTGATCTGCCCCGATGTGGTGGGACGCGGGCGCTCGGGCTGGCTGGCCAATCCCCAGTTCTACCGCGTGCCGCAATATGTGAGCGACATGGTGACCCTGCTGGCGCGCGTGCTGGCCAATGGCGAGCGCCAGACGGTGGACTGGTTCGGCACGTCGATGGGCGGCTTGATCGGTCTGGGCCTGGCATCGTTGCCGAACAGCCCGATCAGCAAGCTGGTGCTGAACGATATCGGCCCGACCCTGGCGCCGGAAGCCTTGCAGCGCATCGGCGACTACATCGGCCAGGACTTGCGTTTCGAGACATTTGAACAGGGCGCCAAGTTTGTGCGCGACGTGTCCGCCAGCTTCGGCCCGCACACGGACGCGGAATGGCATAAACTGGCGGTGGATGTGTTGCGCCAGGATAAGGATGGCCACTGGCGCCGCCACTATGATATGGGACTGGCCATGCCGTTCCGCTCGGCCACGCCGGAATCGGCGGCCAGCGACGAAGCCATGCTGTGGGCCGCGTATGATGCCGTGCGTTGCCCCACCTTGCTGGTGCGCGGGTCGGAATCCGATTTGCTGTCGCACGAAACGGCGCAAAGCATGCTGGGCCGCGGCCCGAAGGCGGAGCTGGTGGAAATCGCCGGCGTAGGCCATGCGCCCACTTTTGTCCACGATGACCAGATCGCCATCGCCCGCAAGTTTTTGCTGGGCAAATAA
- a CDS encoding RidA family protein, protein MEITRLHVGKRLSEVAIHNNTIYLAGQIAEDTTQGIVGQTREVLGHVDRLLMEAGSDKTCILSCQIYIADMKDFPGMNEVWDDWVASGHTPPRATVEAKLANPACLVEIVIIAAER, encoded by the coding sequence ATGGAAATTACACGACTGCACGTAGGCAAACGCCTCTCCGAAGTAGCCATACACAACAACACCATCTACCTGGCGGGCCAGATCGCGGAAGACACCACGCAAGGCATCGTCGGCCAGACGCGCGAAGTGCTCGGCCACGTCGACCGTTTGCTGATGGAAGCGGGCAGCGACAAGACTTGCATCCTGTCGTGCCAGATCTACATCGCCGACATGAAGGATTTCCCCGGCATGAATGAAGTGTGGGACGACTGGGTGGCTTCCGGCCACACGCCGCCGCGCGCCACGGTGGAAGCGAAGCTGGCCAATCCGGCATGCCTGGTTGAAATCGTCATCATCGCTGCAGAGCGTTAA
- a CDS encoding RelA/SpoT family protein, giving the protein MVSISAPNSVTSEQLVEGLSAPDSARVLDALAYATEAYGDKLTFAGRSALDFAVGVATTLAFLRSDAETRIAGLMFELTLLEPDTAADIEPRFGKQVCDLATGVRQLIRLRALTQAQHGSAGGRGKNAAQQAVAQVETLRKMLLAMASDMRVVLVRLASCVTTLRYFAELKLFNEMTREYGKETLDLYAPLANRLGIWQLKWELEDLSFRFIEPEAYKRIAKMLEEKRMMREGFVSSAILRLQTELASAGIQAEVFGRPKHIYSIWNKMRGKELDFTALYDVRAFRVIVADVKTCYTVLGVVHNIWTPIPKEFDDYISRPKPNGYQSLHTVVTAEDGRPLEVQIRTNEMHSFAEYGVAAHWRYKEEGGSNFAGQKYDEKIAWLRQLLAWKTEVADAVVGQEEIQREWVEKLKSATLDDRIFVMTPQARVLELPVGATPVDFAYHLHTDVGHRCRGAKVDGIMVPLNTQLKNGQTCEIITAKGAPGTAGPSRDWLSAGYAVSTRTRSKIRAWFHAIDMQETLAHGRALVERSLQREGKTAVNLEALAQKLGFAKVDELFLSVGKDEFSLRHVEQALHDNGEVVVPEDAVLVGKSRASSVEQGAKSGVLVVGTEGLMTVLAKCCKPAPPDSIVGFVTRGKGVSIHRATCKNFEEMRAKSPERVIFTEWGSTGGHDTVYPVDIFILAGDRQGLLRDISEIFSREKINVIGVNTQSAKGQARMTFTAEISSTAQLLKALNVIKDVSGVLEARRS; this is encoded by the coding sequence ATGGTTTCCATCTCGGCCCCGAATAGCGTCACCTCGGAACAACTGGTAGAGGGCTTGAGTGCGCCGGACAGTGCGCGCGTGCTGGACGCGCTCGCGTATGCCACCGAGGCGTATGGCGACAAGCTGACCTTTGCCGGCCGCTCCGCGCTGGACTTCGCCGTCGGCGTGGCCACCACCCTGGCTTTCCTGCGCAGCGATGCGGAAACGCGTATCGCCGGCCTGATGTTCGAGCTGACCCTGTTGGAACCGGACACGGCGGCCGACATCGAGCCGCGCTTCGGCAAGCAGGTGTGCGACCTGGCAACAGGCGTGCGCCAGCTGATCCGCTTGCGCGCGCTGACCCAGGCGCAGCACGGCAGCGCTGGCGGGCGCGGCAAGAATGCGGCGCAGCAAGCCGTGGCCCAGGTGGAAACCCTGCGCAAGATGTTGCTGGCGATGGCTTCCGACATGCGCGTCGTGCTGGTGCGCCTGGCTTCCTGCGTGACGACCTTGCGCTATTTCGCCGAGTTGAAATTGTTCAATGAAATGACGCGCGAGTACGGCAAGGAAACCCTGGACCTGTACGCGCCGCTGGCCAACCGCCTCGGTATCTGGCAGCTGAAGTGGGAACTGGAAGATTTGTCGTTCCGCTTCATCGAGCCGGAAGCGTACAAACGCATCGCCAAGATGCTGGAAGAAAAGCGCATGATGCGCGAGGGCTTTGTGTCCTCGGCGATTCTGCGCCTGCAGACGGAACTGGCTTCAGCCGGTATCCAGGCGGAAGTGTTTGGCCGCCCGAAACACATTTACAGCATCTGGAACAAGATGCGCGGCAAGGAACTCGATTTCACGGCCCTGTACGATGTGCGCGCCTTCCGCGTCATCGTTGCCGACGTGAAGACTTGCTACACGGTGCTGGGCGTGGTCCACAATATCTGGACCCCCATCCCGAAAGAATTCGACGATTACATTTCGCGGCCGAAACCGAACGGTTACCAGTCGCTGCACACGGTGGTGACGGCCGAGGATGGCCGTCCGCTGGAAGTGCAAATCCGCACGAATGAAATGCACAGCTTTGCCGAATACGGCGTGGCGGCGCACTGGCGCTACAAGGAAGAGGGCGGTTCGAACTTTGCCGGCCAGAAATACGACGAAAAGATCGCCTGGCTGCGCCAGCTGCTGGCCTGGAAAACCGAGGTCGCCGACGCCGTCGTGGGCCAGGAAGAAATCCAGCGCGAATGGGTGGAAAAGCTGAAATCCGCCACCTTGGACGACCGCATCTTCGTCATGACGCCGCAGGCGCGGGTGCTGGAATTGCCCGTGGGCGCCACGCCCGTCGATTTTGCGTATCACCTGCACACGGACGTGGGCCACCGCTGCCGCGGCGCCAAGGTTGACGGCATCATGGTGCCCCTGAATACCCAGCTGAAAAACGGCCAGACCTGCGAAATCATCACGGCCAAGGGCGCGCCGGGCACGGCCGGGCCGTCGCGCGACTGGCTCAGCGCCGGCTACGCCGTCAGCACGCGCACGCGCTCGAAGATCCGTGCCTGGTTCCACGCCATCGACATGCAGGAAACCCTGGCCCATGGCCGCGCACTGGTGGAGAGATCCTTGCAGCGCGAAGGCAAGACGGCCGTCAACCTCGAAGCCCTGGCGCAAAAGCTGGGCTTTGCCAAGGTTGACGAACTGTTCCTGTCGGTCGGCAAGGATGAATTCAGCCTGCGCCACGTGGAGCAGGCGCTGCACGACAACGGCGAAGTGGTGGTGCCGGAAGACGCCGTGCTGGTCGGCAAGAGCCGCGCTTCCAGCGTGGAGCAGGGCGCCAAGTCCGGCGTGCTGGTGGTGGGGACGGAAGGCTTGATGACAGTGCTGGCCAAGTGCTGCAAGCCGGCGCCGCCGGACAGCATCGTCGGTTTTGTGACGCGTGGCAAGGGCGTCTCGATCCACCGCGCCACGTGCAAGAACTTCGAGGAAATGCGCGCCAAGTCGCCCGAGCGCGTGATCTTCACGGAATGGGGCAGCACGGGCGGGCACGACACCGTGTATCCGGTCGACATCTTCATCCTGGCAGGCGACCGTCAGGGCTTGCTGCGCGACATCTCCGAAATCTTCTCGCGCGAAAAGATCAACGTGATCGGCGTCAATACCCAAAGCGCCAAGGGCCAGGCCCGCATGACCTTTACGGCCGAGATCAGCTCGACGGCGCAGTTGTTGAAGGCGCTGAATGTGATCAAGGATGTGAGTGGGGTGCTGGAAGCGCGGCGTAGTTGA
- a CDS encoding cation diffusion facilitator family transporter — MQPTHTEHDATHLHAHLKGDAKHTHSFEGRSQSILAWALGLTLSFAGIEVAAGFLSNSLALISDAGHMVTDAAALGLALLAQLIARRPPSPRHSFGFGRAEALAAFVNGLAMLCVVGWICYEAALRFSSPQPVKGGMVFIVAFIGLAINIVVAWVLSKDKQSVNTRAALVHVMGDLLGSVAAIVAGAVIYFTGWMQIDPLLSVLVSLLILKSTFGVLRESYHFLMEGVPVHIDYIQVGADVEQVDGVIAVHDLHVWDMSPGQPALIGHVEIEHLDHWPKVLRAIKKMLLSKHGIDHITLQPETAAMAGLHQGDKTH; from the coding sequence ATGCAACCGACGCACACCGAACACGACGCCACCCATTTGCACGCCCACCTGAAAGGCGACGCCAAGCACACCCACTCGTTCGAGGGGCGCAGCCAGAGCATCCTCGCCTGGGCGCTGGGCCTGACCCTGTCATTTGCCGGGATCGAAGTGGCGGCCGGCTTCCTGTCCAATTCGCTGGCCCTGATTTCCGACGCGGGCCACATGGTCACGGACGCGGCCGCGCTGGGCCTGGCACTGCTGGCGCAACTGATCGCGCGCCGCCCTCCTTCGCCCCGCCACTCGTTCGGCTTTGGCCGCGCTGAAGCGCTGGCCGCCTTCGTCAACGGCCTGGCCATGCTGTGCGTGGTGGGCTGGATCTGCTACGAAGCGGCGCTGCGCTTTTCCTCCCCGCAACCCGTAAAGGGCGGCATGGTCTTCATCGTCGCCTTCATCGGCCTGGCGATCAATATAGTCGTGGCGTGGGTATTATCGAAAGACAAGCAAAGCGTGAACACGCGCGCCGCCCTCGTGCACGTGATGGGCGATTTGCTCGGTTCCGTCGCCGCCATCGTCGCCGGCGCCGTGATTTACTTTACTGGCTGGATGCAGATCGACCCGCTGCTGTCCGTGCTGGTGTCACTGCTGATTTTAAAGTCGACATTCGGCGTGCTGCGCGAGTCCTACCATTTCCTGATGGAAGGCGTGCCCGTGCATATCGACTACATCCAAGTGGGCGCTGACGTGGAGCAGGTGGATGGCGTGATCGCCGTGCACGACCTGCATGTGTGGGATATGTCGCCGGGCCAGCCGGCCTTGATCGGCCACGTGGAAATCGAACACCTCGACCATTGGCCGAAGGTCTTGCGGGCGATCAAGAAGATGTTACTAAGTAAGCATGGCATCGACCATATCACCTTGCAGCCGGAGACGGCGGCGATGGCGGGCTTGCATCAGGGTGACAAGACCCACTAG
- a CDS encoding pirin family protein, translating into MSDTTTVNKPRAVERVIAGQAVMDGAGVKINRVLTQQLQRRLDPFLMLDNFASDKPNDYIAGFPEHPHRGFETVSYMITGRMRHKDSAGHEGLLTSGGVQWMTAGSGVIHSEMPEQEEGVMEGFQLWLNLPARDKMRTPWYRDFTSSEIPRYTTDAGVAVQVIAGASHGVTGAVQRELTEPLYLDIDLPAGANFEQPLPPGHNAFIYTFRGEVQVDGKAVPALRMAIFANTPGSDGVRIEAPQGGRVILVAGQPLNEPIAQYGPFVMNTQAEVFQAVQDFREGKFGETAVQ; encoded by the coding sequence ATGAGCGATACCACCACCGTCAACAAGCCACGCGCCGTCGAGCGCGTGATTGCCGGCCAGGCCGTCATGGACGGCGCCGGCGTGAAGATCAACCGCGTGCTGACGCAGCAGCTGCAACGCCGCCTCGACCCTTTCCTGATGCTCGACAACTTTGCCAGCGACAAGCCAAACGACTATATCGCCGGCTTCCCCGAGCATCCGCACCGCGGCTTCGAGACCGTGTCGTACATGATCACGGGACGCATGCGCCACAAGGACAGCGCCGGCCACGAAGGCTTGCTGACCTCTGGCGGCGTGCAATGGATGACGGCCGGCAGCGGCGTGATCCACTCGGAAATGCCGGAACAGGAAGAAGGCGTGATGGAAGGTTTTCAGCTGTGGCTGAACCTGCCCGCGCGCGACAAGATGCGCACGCCGTGGTACCGCGATTTCACCAGCAGTGAAATCCCCCGCTACACGACGGACGCGGGCGTGGCCGTGCAAGTGATCGCCGGCGCAAGCCATGGCGTGACGGGCGCCGTGCAGCGCGAGCTGACGGAACCGCTGTACCTCGATATCGACTTGCCGGCCGGCGCCAACTTCGAGCAGCCATTGCCGCCAGGCCATAACGCTTTCATCTACACCTTCCGTGGCGAAGTGCAAGTCGATGGCAAGGCCGTGCCCGCACTGCGCATGGCGATCTTCGCCAATACGCCCGGCAGCGACGGCGTGCGCATCGAGGCGCCGCAAGGCGGCCGCGTAATCCTCGTCGCCGGCCAGCCCTTGAACGAACCCATCGCGCAATATGGCCCGTTCGTCATGAATACCCAGGCGGAAGTGTTCCAGGCCGTACAGGATTTCCGTGAGGGCAAGTTTGGCGAGACGGCCGTGCAGTAA
- a CDS encoding FMN-dependent NADH-azoreductase: MNILQINSSARSTGSASTRLADAIVTRVQAANPGATLARRDLAAAPHPVLDEPTLQALFTPADKRTPEQAARIALDDALIAQVQAADVIVIGAPMYNFGITVQLKSWFDAIARANVTFKYTENGPVGLLTGKKVYVGLSRGGLHRDSANDSQVPYLNTMFGFLGLTDVQYVYSEGMGMGPEAVAKAQAQADAEINAILV, translated from the coding sequence ATGAACATCCTGCAAATCAATTCCAGCGCCCGCAGCACCGGTTCCGCCTCGACCCGCCTGGCTGACGCCATCGTTACCCGCGTACAAGCGGCCAACCCCGGTGCTACCCTGGCCCGCCGCGACCTGGCTGCCGCACCGCACCCCGTGCTCGACGAGCCGACCCTGCAAGCGTTGTTCACCCCGGCAGACAAGCGCACGCCGGAGCAAGCGGCCCGCATCGCCCTGGACGACGCGCTGATTGCGCAAGTGCAAGCGGCTGACGTGATCGTCATCGGCGCGCCCATGTACAACTTCGGCATCACCGTGCAACTGAAAAGCTGGTTCGACGCGATTGCCCGCGCCAACGTCACCTTCAAATACACGGAAAACGGCCCCGTGGGCCTGCTGACCGGCAAGAAAGTCTACGTGGGCCTGTCCCGCGGCGGCTTGCACCGCGACAGCGCCAACGATAGCCAGGTGCCTTACCTGAACACCATGTTCGGCTTCCTGGGCCTGACCGACGTGCAATACGTGTATTCGGAAGGCATGGGCATGGGCCCGGAAGCCGTGGCCAAGGCGCAAGCACAAGCGGACGCCGAAATCAACGCCATCCTGGTGTAA
- a CDS encoding LysR family transcriptional regulator: MDIDPGDLLLFARVVECGSFSRAAVRVDLPKSTLSRRISLLEAKLGERLLLRTTRKLALTEFGASLLEHARKVVEETEAAGALAQHRQAGPSGLLRISMPADFGDTLMRQVLAEFVRRYPAISLELDLSARRVDLLEENFDLAIRMGNLPDDASLAARRVAFSTLALYASPQYTSVHGLPEHPDDLYGHDLLSLPRAVHGLVHWTLIRGKTTWERDLPVRLLANSPELLVRMACTGVGIAASTDRFAKAYVATGELVRVLPEWSFPLVTGWAVFPGRRLMPAKTRAFLDLMEEMYQTDAPV, encoded by the coding sequence ATGGATATCGATCCCGGAGATTTGCTGCTGTTTGCGCGCGTCGTCGAATGCGGCAGTTTCTCGCGCGCCGCCGTGCGCGTGGACTTGCCCAAGTCGACACTGTCGCGCCGCATCTCGCTGCTGGAAGCGAAATTGGGCGAACGCCTATTGCTGCGCACCACGCGCAAGCTGGCGCTGACGGAGTTTGGCGCCAGCTTGCTCGAGCATGCGCGCAAGGTGGTGGAAGAGACGGAGGCGGCCGGCGCGCTGGCACAGCACCGCCAGGCAGGACCCAGCGGCTTGCTGCGCATTTCCATGCCGGCCGACTTTGGCGACACCCTGATGCGCCAGGTGCTGGCCGAGTTCGTGCGCCGCTATCCGGCCATTTCGCTGGAACTGGACTTGTCGGCGCGCCGCGTGGATTTGCTGGAAGAGAACTTCGACCTGGCCATCCGCATGGGCAACTTGCCAGACGACGCCAGCCTGGCGGCGCGCCGCGTGGCGTTCAGTACGCTCGCCCTGTATGCCTCGCCGCAATACACGAGCGTGCACGGCTTGCCCGAGCATCCCGACGATCTGTATGGCCACGATTTGCTCAGCTTGCCACGGGCCGTGCATGGCCTCGTGCACTGGACTTTGATCCGCGGCAAGACGACGTGGGAGCGCGATTTGCCCGTGCGCCTGCTGGCCAATTCGCCGGAATTGCTGGTGCGCATGGCGTGCACGGGCGTGGGCATCGCGGCCAGCACGGACCGCTTTGCCAAGGCGTATGTGGCGACGGGGGAACTGGTGCGGGTATTGCCGGAGTGGAGTTTTCCGCTGGTCACGGGCTGGGCCGTGTTTCCCGGCCGGCGTTTGATGCCGGCCAAGACGCGCGCGTTTCTGGACTTGATGGAGGAAATGTACCAAACCGACGCGCCCGTGTAG
- the asd gene encoding archaetidylserine decarboxylase (Phosphatidylserine decarboxylase is synthesized as a single chain precursor. Generation of the pyruvoyl active site from a Ser is coupled to cleavage of a Gly-Ser bond between the larger (beta) and smaller (alpha chains). It is an integral membrane protein.), producing MSDRLAVLPQYLLPKGALTNFAGRVAGAKGGAMTTRLIRWFVGRYNVNMDEALDPDITHYTSFNDFFTRALRPDARPLAQADYVCPVDGRISQFGTIDRDQIFQAKGHSFSTTALVGGDAALAAQFEHGSFANLYLSPRDYHRIHMPCDGRLTRMIYVPGELFSVNPTTARGIPGLFARNERVVCVFDTANGPFVMTLVGATIVGSMATVWHGVVNPPRTGQVRDWSYANDNVVLKQGEELGRFLLGSTVVMLFPKDTVTFNANWQPAGPVQLGEVMGKLPK from the coding sequence GTGTCTGACCGTCTTGCCGTTTTGCCTCAATATCTGCTGCCCAAGGGAGCGTTGACCAATTTTGCCGGCCGCGTCGCCGGTGCCAAGGGCGGCGCCATGACGACGCGTTTGATCCGCTGGTTCGTCGGCCGCTACAACGTCAACATGGATGAGGCGCTGGACCCGGACATCACGCATTACACGAGCTTCAACGACTTTTTCACGCGCGCGCTGCGCCCCGATGCCCGTCCGCTGGCCCAGGCCGACTACGTCTGCCCCGTCGATGGCCGCATCAGCCAGTTCGGCACGATCGACAGGGACCAGATCTTCCAGGCCAAGGGGCACAGCTTCAGCACCACGGCCCTGGTGGGCGGCGATGCGGCACTGGCGGCCCAGTTTGAACACGGCAGCTTCGCCAATCTGTACCTGAGCCCGCGCGACTACCACCGCATCCACATGCCGTGCGACGGCCGCCTGACGCGCATGATTTATGTGCCCGGTGAACTGTTCTCCGTCAACCCGACGACAGCGCGCGGCATCCCCGGCCTGTTCGCCCGCAACGAGCGGGTCGTCTGCGTGTTCGATACGGCCAACGGCCCCTTCGTCATGACCCTGGTGGGCGCCACCATCGTCGGCAGCATGGCCACCGTCTGGCACGGCGTCGTCAACCCGCCCCGCACAGGCCAGGTACGCGACTGGAGCTATGCGAACGACAATGTCGTGCTGAAGCAGGGCGAAGAGCTGGGCCGCTTCCTGCTCGGCTCCACCGTCGTCATGCTGTTCCCGAAAGATACCGTGACGTTCAATGCCAACTGGCAACCGGCCGGCCCCGTGCAGCTGGGCGAAGTCATGGGCAAGCTGCCCAAGTAA
- a CDS encoding TonB-dependent receptor plug domain-containing protein — protein sequence MLLAWNAQAQQSETPAATDAAVPLKVEMAAAPAMQTVEVKGSGYDPRRDDTASKMVVGSEEILKYGDTNVTDVLKRLPGITVSGAAGRSGGEIRMRGLGSGYTQILLNGERAPAGFSLDTLSPDVIERIEILHAASAEYSTQSIAGTINVVLKKAVKTAQRELKLGVQGSDVSFSPSVNVQLSDRDGNFSYSLAGSLFRYDYHYDNPGLELGYAPDGRQNLLRRTNGTGDGRPEGINLSPRLNWVLANGDNVTAQFFFNGGRSNHRNFSRAETEQGVRPDYDSNTGSSSNHNAFGRSDLTWMHKLAAGARLELKVGASAARNTSDSLQQGFIDGSGLALERKVGVKATEDGVSSTGKYSTPLLPGHALSMGWDGAYTEREESRRQREAALGTLGARPPVNSDEGFDATIKRLALFVQDDWEITPRWSMYAGVRWEGIDTRSAGDTYDEVQQRTSVWSPLLQTLWKLPDTKGDQVRLALTRTYKAQPTSSLIPRRNTSTNNSQTDPDREGNPYLKPELALGIDVSYEHYWAEGALLSARASARRIDGYTRQGLLFINDRWVSTPVNDGRANTQTLELEAKFPLRAVLAAPVPAIDLRASVSRNWSQVEQVPGPDNRLDQQTPVSGNFGLDYKTPDGVLTTGGSFNFRNGGPVRITERQSAYTSPRRDLDIYALWKFDAKNQLRLAVSNLLAQDFESTTTYADASGTITRNSISPSSPQARATLEMKF from the coding sequence GTGTTACTTGCCTGGAATGCCCAGGCCCAGCAATCCGAAACGCCCGCCGCCACTGACGCCGCCGTGCCGCTGAAGGTTGAAATGGCCGCTGCGCCCGCCATGCAAACCGTCGAAGTCAAGGGCAGCGGCTATGATCCGCGCCGCGACGATACGGCCAGCAAGATGGTCGTTGGCAGCGAGGAAATCCTCAAGTATGGCGACACGAATGTCACCGACGTGCTCAAGCGCCTGCCCGGCATTACCGTGTCCGGCGCGGCCGGGCGCTCGGGAGGTGAAATCCGCATGCGTGGCCTGGGCAGCGGCTACACGCAGATATTGCTCAATGGCGAGCGGGCGCCGGCCGGTTTCTCGCTCGACACCTTGTCGCCCGACGTGATCGAACGCATCGAGATTTTGCATGCGGCCAGCGCCGAATACAGCACGCAGTCGATTGCCGGCACCATCAACGTGGTGCTGAAAAAAGCCGTCAAAACGGCGCAGCGCGAACTCAAGCTGGGCGTGCAGGGCAGCGACGTGAGCTTTTCGCCCAGCGTGAACGTGCAACTGTCCGACCGCGACGGCAATTTCTCGTATTCGCTGGCCGGCTCGCTGTTCCGCTACGACTACCATTACGACAATCCGGGGCTGGAACTGGGCTACGCGCCCGACGGCCGGCAAAACCTGCTGCGCCGCACGAACGGCACGGGCGATGGCCGTCCGGAAGGCATCAACTTGTCGCCGCGCCTGAACTGGGTGCTGGCCAACGGCGACAATGTGACGGCACAATTCTTTTTCAATGGCGGGCGTTCGAACCACCGCAATTTCAGCCGCGCGGAAACGGAGCAGGGCGTGCGCCCCGACTACGACAGCAATACGGGCAGCTCCAGCAACCACAATGCCTTCGGCCGCAGCGACCTGACGTGGATGCACAAGCTGGCCGCCGGCGCCAGGCTGGAACTGAAAGTGGGCGCCTCGGCCGCCCGCAATACGTCCGACAGCCTGCAGCAGGGCTTTATCGATGGCAGTGGCCTGGCGCTCGAGCGCAAGGTGGGCGTGAAGGCGACGGAAGACGGCGTCAGTTCGACTGGCAAGTATTCCACGCCCTTGCTGCCCGGCCATGCCCTGTCGATGGGCTGGGATGGCGCCTACACGGAGCGCGAGGAATCGCGCCGGCAGCGCGAAGCGGCCCTGGGCACCTTGGGCGCGCGTCCGCCCGTCAACAGCGACGAGGGTTTCGACGCCACGATCAAGCGCCTGGCCCTGTTCGTGCAGGATGACTGGGAAATCACGCCGCGCTGGTCCATGTATGCGGGCGTGCGCTGGGAAGGCATCGACACGCGCAGCGCGGGCGACACCTATGACGAAGTGCAGCAGCGCACCAGCGTGTGGAGCCCGCTGCTGCAAACCCTGTGGAAGTTGCCCGATACCAAGGGCGACCAGGTACGCCTGGCCCTGACGCGCACCTACAAGGCGCAGCCTACGTCAAGCCTGATTCCACGCCGCAATACCTCGACCAACAATAGCCAGACGGACCCTGACCGCGAAGGCAATCCGTATCTGAAGCCGGAGCTGGCGCTGGGCATCGATGTGTCGTACGAGCACTACTGGGCAGAAGGCGCCTTGCTCAGCGCGCGCGCCTCGGCCCGCCGCATCGATGGCTACACGCGCCAGGGCTTGCTGTTCATCAATGACCGCTGGGTCTCCACGCCCGTCAACGATGGCCGCGCCAATACACAGACACTGGAACTGGAAGCGAAGTTCCCGCTGCGCGCCGTGCTGGCCGCGCCTGTGCCGGCCATCGACCTGCGCGCCAGCGTCAGCCGTAACTGGTCGCAGGTGGAGCAGGTGCCGGGGCCGGACAACCGGCTTGACCAGCAAACGCCCGTCAGCGGCAACTTCGGCCTCGATTACAAGACGCCCGATGGCGTGCTGACGACGGGCGGCAGCTTCAACTTCCGCAATGGCGGCCCCGTACGCATCACCGAGCGCCAGAGCGCCTATACGTCGCCGCGGCGCGACCTCGATATTTATGCGCTGTGGAAGTTCGATGCGAAGAACCAGCTGCGCCTGGCCGTGTCGAACCTGCTGGCGCAAGACTTCGAAAGCACCACCACGTATGCGGATGCCAGCGGCACGATTACCCGCAACAGCATTTCACCGAGCTCGCCGCAGGCGCGCGCCACCCTGGAAATGAAGTTCTGA